A DNA window from Rossellomorea marisflavi contains the following coding sequences:
- a CDS encoding DUF1672 family protein → MKTYKKHALLIVLIPLLLNGCIPISTTTPKEIEEHKKKLEKERKERNEDVLTYTAEDYKAYDAQETEDITEELRDEIIQATKDYIKKNFHLDIQVHNILTNIDGVTVYFETKDHIHFFSEVRIPIDLINKRVLGDKVKYYDDLLDNAMKASLYAYMHEEQFSELDGLLGEVAEENDVVGIRKELIQNIGRQGYMTPYYYTNYLNSDEALIPVYQKYLDSPSSTKAELLEVFKSEDFDPENIEIHIQLFMKEPDTEPDEKTFRLIMDKIKTGNQLPKGHYIITLNDNQKEKGTIDNRSLGSKQEEIIIE, encoded by the coding sequence TTGAAGACATACAAAAAACATGCATTGCTAATTGTTTTAATCCCTCTTCTTCTAAATGGTTGTATTCCAATCTCAACTACAACACCCAAGGAAATCGAAGAGCATAAAAAGAAATTAGAGAAAGAAAGAAAAGAACGAAACGAGGACGTATTAACGTACACTGCGGAAGATTACAAAGCGTATGATGCACAGGAAACGGAAGACATCACAGAAGAATTACGAGATGAAATCATTCAAGCAACAAAGGATTACATAAAGAAGAACTTCCACTTAGACATCCAAGTACACAATATTCTTACTAACATTGACGGGGTGACCGTTTACTTTGAAACAAAGGATCATATCCATTTCTTCTCAGAAGTCAGGATACCGATCGATCTGATTAACAAGAGAGTTCTGGGAGATAAAGTGAAATATTATGATGACCTTCTGGATAACGCTATGAAGGCATCACTATACGCTTATATGCATGAAGAACAATTCAGTGAGTTGGATGGACTTTTGGGTGAGGTAGCTGAAGAAAATGATGTGGTGGGAATCAGGAAGGAATTGATCCAAAACATAGGTAGACAGGGATACATGACTCCTTATTACTACACGAATTATTTAAATTCAGATGAAGCACTTATCCCCGTTTATCAAAAATATTTAGATTCTCCTTCCTCCACTAAAGCAGAACTGTTAGAGGTATTTAAATCAGAGGACTTCGATCCTGAGAATATCGAGATTCACATTCAGTTGTTCATGAAAGAACCAGATACTGAACCTGACGAAAAGACCTTCCGTCTAATAATGGATAAGATTAAAACCGGAAATCAACTGCCGAAAGGACATTACATCATCACCCTTAATGATAATCAAAAAGAAAAGGGAACAATCGATAACAGAAGCCTTGGCTCCAAGCAGGAAGAGATTATCATAGAATGA
- a CDS encoding DUF1672 family protein has product MIGKRITLLCLAPILFLGGCLNLLSNDSPQTENEDGVKDRPSDFYESVLTYTGDGYFLPYGGKAEKAEDQYKEEVIKATKDYIKKEYKTDIEVHNLVGNQGGYTVFFESKGRLHFYSTAIVPIDFSEKRVKTESVWTLEGEVEKGLRTALYAYIKEDEFKVLDKQIEEIINSSGEVVGTTVESIENVGGNAYETPYYFVQASSNDEAIQPVYDLYMKNPDASKEELTDAYQEELFDPDDLTFSINLYMKDPKKEPVQEVYNPIMIAFEENDDLPKGQYFINLHDHYVIKKAGSGNKENSLSQDGIYGIYKE; this is encoded by the coding sequence ATGATAGGTAAACGAATCACGCTATTATGTCTCGCCCCCATCCTATTTTTAGGAGGATGCTTAAACCTCCTTTCAAACGATTCACCACAGACTGAAAACGAAGACGGTGTAAAGGATCGGCCCAGCGATTTTTATGAAAGTGTCTTAACCTATACTGGAGACGGATATTTCCTTCCTTATGGGGGGAAAGCAGAAAAAGCCGAAGATCAATACAAAGAAGAAGTAATAAAGGCAACCAAAGATTATATTAAAAAAGAATATAAAACGGATATAGAGGTTCACAATTTGGTAGGTAATCAAGGCGGTTACACGGTCTTCTTCGAATCAAAAGGACGACTACATTTTTATTCCACCGCGATTGTCCCAATTGACTTTAGTGAAAAACGAGTCAAAACAGAAAGCGTCTGGACCTTGGAAGGTGAAGTAGAGAAAGGGTTGAGAACCGCTCTATATGCTTATATAAAAGAAGATGAATTCAAAGTATTGGATAAACAAATCGAAGAGATTATAAACTCGAGTGGCGAGGTAGTTGGAACCACTGTCGAATCGATAGAAAATGTAGGTGGAAATGCCTACGAAACTCCCTATTATTTTGTCCAGGCCTCCTCCAATGATGAAGCCATTCAGCCGGTTTATGATCTATACATGAAAAATCCCGACGCTTCAAAAGAAGAATTGACTGACGCCTATCAAGAAGAACTGTTTGACCCTGATGATTTAACGTTCTCTATCAACTTATATATGAAAGATCCAAAAAAAGAGCCGGTACAAGAAGTATACAATCCCATCATGATTGCTTTTGAAGAAAACGATGATCTACCGAAAGGCCAGTATTTCATTAACTTGCACGATCATTATGTGATCAAGAAGGCAGGTTCCGGCAATAAAGAAAATTCACTAAGTCAGGATGGGATATACGGGATTTACAAAGAATAA
- a CDS encoding SA1320 family protein, with protein sequence MTNKINEKVTDPDLVELAGLHVYQNPQIYDDPLEVNGKTFRVLDTRYDHPSGLDAMTVKCLETGEISVIYQGTQADAKYGKQDLKADAQLLSDLDVEQLDAAEEYYVEMKERYEHEGGVSYVAGNSLGGPLASNVVVEHPEDDIRCVTLNPALLPKGKMDPNREYSNIVNYFGSNDVLTKGLISLGLDDRIPGERRDISFGAPYAGLQFNNIGPFHTGYYGNNKPYVVAGEKINVSADDHIISSIWTGEPLYSGNTERIDITPEALDKLSNALIGDDLSVHGKYTSIDSYMNKSKLLVEQEGERFSARLNELQDKIEEITESHFSHPLFKGISTLAAPILLELDIWIALLGKAESFVRSINKVLDSPPLELVEHIINIDLNVANIFEPPRELLSQFKENIVDLLQGFKQLSEHLIPTLLSGGKQVVEDVFVNDLNAHYKIVNLNIEKVSKHIELFNFKTNFVRAEMVMRDKNLADSITNKGSLLAVAPSMLNSSGEPLTESDHMLVGMKLGDLILDESIAILTAFGNNVIQAVVGTLIGIVSALEGSLEATILQIKSKAKIDSVAIPMDFLGLYSNLANKVNAIAESAIAPLEEITGTLGGVRDGLTRVFFGFPNIVNEFKPFLQNAILDQFKLAEINILNGVSSSLHGELELLFEDIIYQLSEHKGNSITALHDTSQKVKADLETVREQIERITFS encoded by the coding sequence TTGACTAATAAAATTAATGAGAAGGTAACCGATCCGGATCTAGTCGAATTAGCAGGCTTACACGTTTACCAAAATCCTCAAATTTATGATGATCCATTAGAAGTAAATGGGAAAACATTCCGGGTATTAGATACCAGATATGACCACCCTAGTGGCCTTGATGCGATGACAGTTAAATGCCTTGAAACAGGGGAAATCTCAGTAATTTATCAAGGTACTCAAGCCGATGCAAAGTATGGAAAACAAGATCTTAAAGCCGATGCTCAACTCCTTAGTGATTTAGACGTAGAGCAACTTGATGCTGCAGAAGAATACTATGTTGAAATGAAAGAAAGGTATGAACATGAGGGCGGAGTATCCTATGTGGCAGGAAACTCTCTTGGCGGTCCTCTTGCCTCCAATGTAGTAGTAGAACATCCAGAAGATGATATAAGATGTGTCACCCTTAATCCTGCACTATTACCCAAAGGAAAAATGGATCCAAATAGAGAGTATTCGAATATAGTGAACTATTTCGGGAGTAATGATGTGTTGACTAAAGGCCTGATTTCATTAGGGCTCGATGATCGAATTCCCGGAGAACGAAGGGATATTTCTTTTGGAGCACCTTATGCCGGTCTTCAATTCAACAACATCGGTCCATTCCATACTGGTTATTATGGGAACAATAAACCTTATGTCGTCGCAGGTGAGAAAATAAATGTATCAGCAGATGACCATATCATTAGCAGTATCTGGACGGGAGAACCGCTGTACAGCGGAAACACTGAGCGCATCGATATTACCCCTGAGGCTCTTGACAAACTCTCAAATGCTTTGATCGGGGATGATTTGTCAGTTCATGGTAAGTATACAAGTATAGATAGTTATATGAATAAGTCCAAATTACTAGTAGAACAAGAAGGAGAAAGGTTCTCTGCCCGATTGAATGAACTTCAAGATAAAATTGAAGAAATTACTGAGTCACATTTCAGTCATCCCTTGTTCAAAGGCATTAGTACCTTAGCTGCTCCTATCCTATTGGAGTTGGACATTTGGATCGCCCTATTGGGTAAAGCAGAATCCTTTGTCAGGTCCATAAATAAGGTACTGGACTCTCCCCCGCTTGAGCTAGTAGAGCATATTATCAACATTGACCTAAATGTAGCTAATATATTTGAACCCCCACGTGAGTTGCTCTCTCAATTCAAAGAGAATATAGTAGATCTACTACAAGGTTTCAAGCAATTGAGCGAGCACTTAATACCCACACTTTTAAGCGGTGGGAAACAGGTTGTAGAAGATGTGTTTGTAAATGATTTAAACGCACATTACAAAATCGTCAACCTTAATATTGAGAAAGTGTCAAAGCATATTGAACTGTTTAACTTTAAAACAAATTTCGTAAGGGCAGAGATGGTCATGCGTGATAAAAATTTGGCTGACTCAATCACAAATAAGGGCTCATTACTTGCAGTCGCTCCTTCGATGCTGAATAGTTCCGGGGAACCGTTAACGGAATCAGACCATATGCTAGTTGGTATGAAATTAGGTGATCTGATTCTCGATGAAAGCATCGCAATTCTCACTGCTTTTGGAAATAACGTTATCCAAGCAGTAGTAGGAACCCTAATAGGAATTGTTTCAGCACTAGAAGGGTCCCTTGAAGCAACAATCCTGCAAATTAAGTCAAAAGCTAAAATAGACTCAGTCGCCATTCCTATGGATTTCTTGGGGCTATACTCGAATCTTGCAAATAAAGTGAATGCTATAGCTGAGTCAGCAATCGCCCCGCTTGAGGAGATTACTGGAACACTGGGTGGAGTTAGAGATGGACTAACTAGAGTATTCTTTGGTTTCCCTAACATTGTGAATGAATTTAAACCCTTCCTTCAAAATGCAATTTTGGATCAATTTAAACTAGCTGAGATCAACATTTTAAACGGAGTATCTTCTTCCCTACATGGAGAATTAGAATTGCTCTTCGAAGATATAATCTATCAACTTAGTGAACATAAGGGCAATTCCATCACTGCACTTCACGATACTTCCCAAAAGGTAAAAGCCGATCTAGAAACCGTTCGCGAACAAATTGAACGGATTACATTCAGTTAG